One window from the genome of Crassostrea angulata isolate pt1a10 chromosome 2, ASM2561291v2, whole genome shotgun sequence encodes:
- the LOC128171338 gene encoding cysteine dioxygenase type 1-like, whose translation MEGYNLENLQSDLRIELVNGLTGENVESVKDLMSRYKSDPRDWKDMEKWSDIKYTRTLLDKGNGHYNLMILCWNVGQESPIHNHPNSHCFMKTLEGVVHEELYRKPDMTSCQCSCGCKMEKIGDRDYAVNDVALITDKDGVHRVGNRSHVDRAVTLHLYSPPFTTCHKYDDDTSKETEVPMGFDQDFSGRCCSTTCPS comes from the exons ATGGAGGGGTACAATTTAGAAAACCTACAGTCAGACTTGAGGATCGAGCTTGTGAATGGCCTAACAGGAGAGAATGTTGAGTCGGTGAAGGATCTGATGTCTCGTTATAAAAGTGACCCCCGGGATTGGAAGGACATGGAGAAATGGAGCGATATCAA GTACACAAGGACTTTGCTGGACAAAGGTAACGGCCATTATAATCTGATGATTCTGTGCTGGAACGTTGGACAGGAGAGCCCCATACACAACCACCCCAACTCACACTGCTTCATGAAAACACTAGAGGGTGTGGTCCACGAGGAGCTCTACAGGAAACCGGATATGACGTCGTGTCAATGTTCATGCGGATGCAAGATGGAGAAGATTGGAGACAGGGACTATGCAGTAAATGACGTGGCCTTAATAACTG ACAAAGATGGCGTGCACAGAGTTGGAAACAGAAGTCACGTGGACAGAGCCGTGACGCTACATCTCTACTCGCCGCCATTTACCACGTGTCACAAGTATGACGACGATACGAGCAAAGAGACGGAGGTCCCCATGGGATTCGATCAGGACTTCAGTGGTCGGTGTTGTAGCACCACATGCCccagttaa